GGATATTAAGTCATAGGTTTTCTTGTCAAGAAAATCAATTTTATCAATGTCAATTTTTTTGTTATGGTTTCTTTGAATCATCTCGAGAGTATTATCAATTATTGATAGAGTTCTAAGTCCGAGAAAATCCATTTTTAACAGACCAATTGACTCCAGGTCGCCCATACTGTATTGTGTTGCTATTTCTGAAGGACCATCTTTTCCTTTTGACGGTGACTGATAGACCGGAACATAATCAGTAATATCACCCGGAGTTATAACAACTCCGGCTGCGTGAATTCCTGTATGTCTGAATTTGCCCTCAAGCAGAAGGGAATAATTTATTAATTCTTTGATTCTATCATCATTTGACTCACTGACCCATTTTAGATCAGGTAGCAATATCGCATCTTTGAGGGGTTTTACTTTTCCCTGCTCTACCGGAATTTTCTTAGTGATATTTTTTATAGTGTTCAGCTCAATACCTAAAACTCTTCCTACATCAGTCAATACAGCTTTGCTTGAAAGTTTTCCGAAAGTAATAATTTGTGCTACAGCTTCTTCACCGTATTTATATTTTACATAATTGATTACAAGTTCACGTTTTTCATCATTAAAATCAATATCAATATCGGGCATTGTATATCTTTCAGGATTCAGAAATCTCTCAAACAGCAAATCGTATGGAAGTGGGTCAATATTCGTTATACCAAGACAATATGCAACTATGCTACCAACAGCAGATCCTCTACCGGGTCCGACACTACAACCAAGTCGCTTAGCCGCATCAATGAAATCCCATACAATCAGAAAATAACCCGGAAAGCCCATTGAATTAATAACGCCAAGCTCGTACTCGACCCTTTCAATAATTTCATCAGTCACATTGTCATATTTTGTATAAAGCCCCTTATAAGTAAGTTCTTTAAGATACTCTTCAAGATTTTCGGATTTTGATTCTGCTGGTATTGGGAAATCAGGCATAATTGTTTTAGTGTCAAGCTTTACATCACATTTGTCTGCTATTTCGAGAGTATTTTCGATAGCTCCCGGATACTTTCCAAAAAGATCAATCATTTGTTCCGTTGACTTGAAATAATATTCAGGTGTGCCGTATCGAAGTTTGAGTAAATCAATTTTATCAGTGCCTGATGCATCGCGGATATTTAGTAAAACATTATGGGCATAAGCATGATTAGGTTTCAAATAATGAATATCATTAGAACATATCATCTTAATGCCAAGCTCACCGGCAATTTTGGGTGCTTTTTCAAGAATTATGGGGTCATTTTCAAGATTATGATTCTGAAGCTCTATGTAAAAGTCATCTCCAAATAAATCTTTATAATACTTAGCTTCAGAGTATGCACGTTCATAATCGCCATCTATGATATGAGCATTTACCATGCTACCCATGCATGCAGTAGAACAAATCAGCCCTTCGTGATATTTCTCAAGTAGTTCTTTATCAATTCTAGGCCTGTAATAAAAACCTTCGGTATGTGCATAAGAAGTAAGCTTCATTAGGTTTCTATAACCAACATTGTTTTTTGCAATAAAAAGGATATGAAAATAATTTCTTTTTTTACCACCGGGAGATTTTCTGTCGGCATTCTTATCAAATCTGGAGCCATTAGCAATGTATGCTTCCATCCCCAATAAAGGCTTGACATTATATTTCTTAGCCATATTGTAAAATTCCACAGTGCCGAACATAACGCCGTGGTCAGTCAGTGCTACAGCCGGCTGTGAATTTTCTGCGGCTGCTTTGACCAATTCTTCAGGTGTCGCTGCTGCATCAAGAAGCGAATAATGAGTGTGATTATGTAGATGTACGAAGTTTGACATTTTAGATTTTTTATTATCATTTTTGCTGAATTCAATATTATAAAAGTAGAAAAAATTTGGCTAATATTTTGATAAAATTAGTTAGAAGTTTTCCACAAAGTTTTAAAGCAGTGCTCGTGCAGTTTGCAATGTTATAAGTATTAGAAATAAAATGATATGAAAATGCAAAGCAGAATAAGTAACTTGAAATAGATATAAGGTCAAGGTTCTGTTTTTGGGCAAATATTCACAGTTAAGTTACATCAGTACTTATTGTGATTCATCTTTTGTTATATTTTAAAATCTGAAAGAGTTTAAATAGGATCAATATACAGAGTATATCGCTTGGTTTCAATTGATGATTAATAATTACCCAAAACCAAAAAAACTTTTTTCAATTATTCTCTACGATAATTATACTGACTTTCTGAGTATTTCGTTTTTTATAATCAATAATTCAAAGTTCCGGTTAAAATATTTAATTCAATTTCGCTTAATTTTGCATCCAACATTGATTCGTTAATTCGCATTTTAGAACGGTTTAAATTTAGCTGTGCCTCCCGAAGTTCGAGCGAAGTTATTTGGCCTAAGTCGAATAAATCCAAACTGCGTTGATAATTAAGTTCAGCAGCACCCAAATTGGCAATATCCATATCCAAAATTGCTTTCTTTTCCACAAGTGCTTCATAGTTATTGATGACAGCCATATCTATTTGATTACGAAGCATTTCAATTGAAATAGAATTCATCTCAGACATTAGTTTAGTATTTTGAGCTTGAATATTTGTTCTCATGCCATCAAAGATATTCCAGGATAAATTTACCCCGGTGCCAAGTCCGTAGTTTTGATTAACCAAAAGAAACCCTGCATCAGCATCAGTTCGATTGTATGAGTATGAAGCAGTCAGATTGACTTTTGGCATATAGTTTGTCTTTATCAGCTCATAATCCAACTCAGTAATTTCCTTATTCTTGAGTGCCTGTAGGATTGAATTATTTGATTTCTGAGCTAAATTTCTTAAATCTTCTATAGATTTTTCCTGATAAAATTCAATATCTGCACCAATATCATACCCGCTGCCGCTGACTTTTTCGCCCATAAGATAAATTAACATTCTCAAAGAATTTTTGTAATTCAATTCAGTTCTTTTGTAATTTGTGCTATCGGTATTCAAATCAACCTTTGCCCGCAAAAGTTCCAAAGAATTCGAAGCGCCGTATTCTTTTCTGTCCTCAATTCTTTTCATTCTGCGATAGCTCAATTCTATACTTTCATTCATAACATCGAGATTTTTTTTGAGTAGAAGAGAATTATAATATGTTCGTGCAATCTCTTTAACAGTATTCTCCACAGATATTTTCAATTCTACATCGCTTCTGGATTTCAATGTTTTCAGTCGCTCATAGGAAATAAACATACCCATATCGTCTAAAATTGTCCACGAAAGCTGAACTCCACCATTTACAGTTTTGGCTACATTTCCAGCTTGCTCTATTCTTTGACCTGTCAGCAGAACTAAATACAAATCTGTATTTGCATAATTGTATCCTGCTACTAAATCAACTTTCGGAAGCATTCCTGCATTTCCGGGTGCTACATTATTCTTTGCAATTTGATTGCTTGTTTGAGCAATTCGTATCGAATAATTATTTAAAAGTGCCTTTTCCACAGCTTCTTTCAATGTAATATTTCCCTGCGAAAATGCATTTCCAAAGAATAAAATCAATAATATAATTAAAATTAAATGTCTCATAATTTATTAATCCAAATAATATTTAATTCTCAATTCTTCTTTTACAGCCGGTTCAAGCTCCTCTCTTTCGGGCTTTTTGCCAGTCCAAATCCACGCTGCAAGTCGCTTGAAATCATTGAGAAATACAAGTAATACCGGTAAAAATACCAATACGAAAAATGAACCTATCATAAGTCCGTAGGCTACAGATATCGCCATTGGAATGAGAAATTTTGCCTGAAGACTTTTTTCGGCAAGCAGTGGCAAAAGCCCTAAAACCGTAGTTCCTGTTGTAAGTAATATTGGTCTAAACCTGTTTATTCCAGAACCAACGAGAGCTTCCCTGTAGGACATGCCGGCTTTGAGATAACCGTTGAAAGTATTTATATAAACAATTGAATTATTTACAATTACACCAATTAAAGCAATCATTCCGTATATTGACATAATATTGACAGGAGTGCTTTGAAAATAATGTCCCCATACAGCTCCGATTATTCCAAGCGGAAGCAATGCCAAAACAATGAATGCCTGAGAAAATGACCTGAAACTTAAAACTATTAAAAAGAACATCATAATAAATGCTATACTAAGACCTGTTCTTGCTGTGCTTGCCATTTTCATTACTTCCCTCTTTTGACCTGATTCAGTTTGGGATACACTTGGGTATTTAGCTAAAACCGGCATAAGGAATTCAGTATTAATTCTCTCAAGCACAGGTGGAACTTCGGCATTTTGGTCAACCATATCAGCTTCGATAGTTATTTCCCGCTTTCCGTCAATATGATTTATTACTGTTTTACCACGCTTAATTGAGTAATCTGCAATTTCAGTCAAAGGATAGCTGTTGCCATTTGGCAGCTTAATTCTCATATCCTCCCAATTACGGATAGTTGAGCGATCTTCCGGAGAATATTTTACCCAAACTTTGATTTCGTCGTTGCCTCTCTGAAGTCTTTGGACTTCGTCACCAAAGAAACCCTGTCTGACTTGACGGGCAACTTCAAAATTGCTAAGTCCTAACAAAAATGCTTTCTCTTTGAGTTTAATATTTATTTCTCTAAGCCCAAGAACATCGTTATCAGAAACATTTGCAATTTCACTTATATTTGATAATTCATCTTTTAGGTAATTCTTGACAGCATCAAGATCTTCAAGGTCGGGACTGAGAAGCGAAATTGATATTGCCTTGCCGAATATTGAGCCTCCTCCGAAAAGCAAAGTTTCAGCTTCGTAAATAGGACCGACTTTTTCCCGAATCAAATTTGATATTTTGAAAGACTCCAGATTTCTTTCCTCACCATTTAGAAGAATTACCTTTAAAGTCGCATCATTGGAATTTCCGGCATCACTAACAACTCCCATTGGACCACGGAATGAAGCGGGACCGGTACCAATATTTTTTACAACAGTAGTAATTACTTGTTTCTTGTCTTCTCTGTTTGCTGTGAGCTCTTCATTAACCTCCCAGACAGCCCGTTCTATTCTGTCAGCAATTTCTTCAGTGATTCCCTCTCGGGTACCCGCAGGTAAAGATAATTTTACTTCAAAATTATCGCCGTCTATAAAAGGAAAAAATGTAAATTTAATATGACCACCTGCAAATCCACCGACTGTAATAATTGTCAAGGAAAACATTATTGCCAGAGCAATTAATTTATGGTCAATTAAAAAATTAAGTGACTTTTTATAAAGGACGTCTCGTGGGTAAGTGAGTAAACTATCGAGAAAAAGTCTGATTTTATTATGCTTTCTTTCCCTCAATGCTTTAGAGTGTGCCAGGTGAGCAGGCAGAATGAGAGCAGCTTCGATGAGCGAAAATATCAAAGCAAAAATTACCACAAAACCCATATCTTTCATTCCGGCACCGGAGCGACCATCCATAAAGAAAAATGGTGTAAACATTGCCACAGTAGTCAGGACTGAAAATACTACTGAAGGCAAAACCTCCATAACACCATTAATAGCCGCCTTGAAGGGCTTCATACCTTTTTCGTAATTTTGATATATCTGCTCGGCGATTACAACCCCATCATCAACAAGAATACCAACTACTACAATACAACCGAATAATGAAATGACATTAATTGTAATACCTGTCATATATCCGATTAAAAACATTCCCATAAATGAGAATGGTATACTCAAAGCTACCCATAAAGCTAATCTTAAATTCAGAAACAGTGCAAGACCCAATATAACAAGTATTGCACCCTGACTACCGTTTGTGAGTAGTGTATCAATTCGTTTGGTTAGCGATTCAGTAAAATCGTCAATAACTATAGCTTGATAATCAGTATTTTTTTTATTAAAATCTTCAACATATTTTTTTGCAGCGGCTGTAATATCAAGAATATTTTCGCCTTTAATCTTGTTAACATTGAAAATTACTGCACGCTTTCCATTTATATAACTTTTATTAGGAGATTCTTCCCATGAATTATCTATCCTTGCAACATCACGTAATCTTACTAATCTGCCGTCCTGCATAGATTTTACAACGATATCCTGAAGTCCTTCAGCGTAATAGTTCTTTTGCTTCATTCTGATTAGGATTTCTTCATCGTCTGTTTTTACAGAGCCGGCAGTAAGCTCAATATTGGCAGTTCTTAATGCTCGTGTTATATCGTCAAAGGTTATATCGTAGCTGCGCATTGCAAATTCATTGACATAAGCAACAATATTCTCAGCAGGATATCCACTAATAGTAACTTGGGATAAACCCGGAATCGAGCGTAAATCATCTTCAACTCGTTTGGAAATTGATTTTAAAGAATTTAAATCATCAATTCCGAAAATTCCGAAACTGATAGCAAATTCGACTGCAGGTGCTTTAGCAACAACCGGTGGCTCCATTCCGACAGGAAATGAATTGATTCGGTCAACTGCATTTTTGACATCAAGCAAAACTTCATCTGTATTATAAGAGCGAAAGACTTCAATACCCATACTTCCGATATTTTCTCTCGAATTGCTTGAATAACGGTCAATTCCCTGAATCCCTTTCAGATTGTCTTCAATTTTTTGTATCACACCCTGTTCAATTTCTTCAGGTGAAGCGCCCGGATAAATTATACTTATACTTATCATATTACTGTCAAGCTCTGAGAAAAACGATGTTTTCATATTCATAAGAGCAAGAAAACCGAACAGAAGTATAAGTATTTTTACAACATAAGCCCAAACAGGATATTTTATAA
This is a stretch of genomic DNA from Ignavibacteriota bacterium. It encodes these proteins:
- the dnaE gene encoding DNA polymerase III subunit alpha, coding for MSNFVHLHNHTHYSLLDAAATPEELVKAAAENSQPAVALTDHGVMFGTVEFYNMAKKYNVKPLLGMEAYIANGSRFDKNADRKSPGGKKRNYFHILFIAKNNVGYRNLMKLTSYAHTEGFYYRPRIDKELLEKYHEGLICSTACMGSMVNAHIIDGDYERAYSEAKYYKDLFGDDFYIELQNHNLENDPIILEKAPKIAGELGIKMICSNDIHYLKPNHAYAHNVLLNIRDASGTDKIDLLKLRYGTPEYYFKSTEQMIDLFGKYPGAIENTLEIADKCDVKLDTKTIMPDFPIPAESKSENLEEYLKELTYKGLYTKYDNVTDEIIERVEYELGVINSMGFPGYFLIVWDFIDAAKRLGCSVGPGRGSAVGSIVAYCLGITNIDPLPYDLLFERFLNPERYTMPDIDIDFNDEKRELVINYVKYKYGEEAVAQIITFGKLSSKAVLTDVGRVLGIELNTIKNITKKIPVEQGKVKPLKDAILLPDLKWVSESNDDRIKELINYSLLLEGKFRHTGIHAAGVVITPGDITDYVPVYQSPSKGKDGPSEIATQYSMGDLESIGLLKMDFLGLRTLSIIDNTLEMIQRNHNKKIDIDKIDFLDKKTYDLISNGETLGIFQFESGGMQEYLKQLKPHNLEELTAMNALYRPGPMANIPDFIDRKHGRKPVEYLHPLMEKPLKATYGIIVYQEQVMQLVQIIGDFTLGQADILRRAMGKKKESEMDKMKPAFIEGAAKKGISEKLALEIFDLIYKFANYGFNKSHSVAYSYIAFQTAWLKTYYPAEFLAANMTAELNSQEKIVRLVYEAKKYGLKVYPPDVNRSFAKFTAEGDTIYFGLAGIKNVGIAAVDSIVEIRESKPFKSFFDFIARVNSHLVNKRTLEALVLSGAFDLIENGKRRALFESIDVALNFGKKMQGDDSSFTDSLFLGEVDDSIISEPSVPDVTEWDERERLEREKEILNFYVSGHPLNEYSPFVRSFSNIDLTLSVDDAPSEIKICGMLSELRIRRDKKENEIAFCFVEDFSGKAELLIWSDTYSKFKHLIKEDAIVYVSGKLSEKDDVIKIVVNDIQPVDNLINSGIKGYKLWINLDENDLSNLETVKKDLLNSNGKTVRLKCYVSSKDKTVKKTYYSMDANLPLDMHTTQMLCKLFGNHRVQFEL
- a CDS encoding TolC family protein, encoding MRHLILIILLILFFGNAFSQGNITLKEAVEKALLNNYSIRIAQTSNQIAKNNVAPGNAGMLPKVDLVAGYNYANTDLYLVLLTGQRIEQAGNVAKTVNGGVQLSWTILDDMGMFISYERLKTLKSRSDVELKISVENTVKEIARTYYNSLLLKKNLDVMNESIELSYRRMKRIEDRKEYGASNSLELLRAKVDLNTDSTNYKRTELNYKNSLRMLIYLMGEKVSGSGYDIGADIEFYQEKSIEDLRNLAQKSNNSILQALKNKEITELDYELIKTNYMPKVNLTASYSYNRTDADAGFLLVNQNYGLGTGVNLSWNIFDGMRTNIQAQNTKLMSEMNSISIEMLRNQIDMAVINNYEALVEKKAILDMDIANLGAAELNYQRSLDLFDLGQITSLELREAQLNLNRSKMRINESMLDAKLSEIELNILTGTLNY
- a CDS encoding efflux RND transporter permease subunit, translated to MKSLLTYFIKYPVWAYVVKILILLFGFLALMNMKTSFFSELDSNMISISIIYPGASPEEIEQGVIQKIEDNLKGIQGIDRYSSNSRENIGSMGIEVFRSYNTDEVLLDVKNAVDRINSFPVGMEPPVVAKAPAVEFAISFGIFGIDDLNSLKSISKRVEDDLRSIPGLSQVTISGYPAENIVAYVNEFAMRSYDITFDDITRALRTANIELTAGSVKTDDEEILIRMKQKNYYAEGLQDIVVKSMQDGRLVRLRDVARIDNSWEESPNKSYINGKRAVIFNVNKIKGENILDITAAAKKYVEDFNKKNTDYQAIVIDDFTESLTKRIDTLLTNGSQGAILVILGLALFLNLRLALWVALSIPFSFMGMFLIGYMTGITINVISLFGCIVVVGILVDDGVVIAEQIYQNYEKGMKPFKAAINGVMEVLPSVVFSVLTTVAMFTPFFFMDGRSGAGMKDMGFVVIFALIFSLIEAALILPAHLAHSKALRERKHNKIRLFLDSLLTYPRDVLYKKSLNFLIDHKLIALAIMFSLTIITVGGFAGGHIKFTFFPFIDGDNFEVKLSLPAGTREGITEEIADRIERAVWEVNEELTANREDKKQVITTVVKNIGTGPASFRGPMGVVSDAGNSNDATLKVILLNGEERNLESFKISNLIREKVGPIYEAETLLFGGGSIFGKAISISLLSPDLEDLDAVKNYLKDELSNISEIANVSDNDVLGLREINIKLKEKAFLLGLSNFEVARQVRQGFFGDEVQRLQRGNDEIKVWVKYSPEDRSTIRNWEDMRIKLPNGNSYPLTEIADYSIKRGKTVINHIDGKREITIEADMVDQNAEVPPVLERINTEFLMPVLAKYPSVSQTESGQKREVMKMASTARTGLSIAFIMMFFLIVLSFRSFSQAFIVLALLPLGIIGAVWGHYFQSTPVNIMSIYGMIALIGVIVNNSIVYINTFNGYLKAGMSYREALVGSGINRFRPILLTTGTTVLGLLPLLAEKSLQAKFLIPMAISVAYGLMIGSFFVLVFLPVLLVFLNDFKRLAAWIWTGKKPEREELEPAVKEELRIKYYLD